The Amycolatopsis solani genome segment ACGTCGACGACATGTTCACCACCGGCGTGATCGACCACTTTTCGGAGATCCGCTGGGACATCCGGCCGGCCCCGCACCTGGGCACGATCGAGATGCGCGTCTGCGACGGGCTGCCGACGCTGGAGGAGGTCGGCGCGATCGCGGCGCTGACGCAGTGCCTGGTCGACGACTTCAGCGAACGCCTCGACGACGGCGAGATCCTGCCGACGCTGCCGCCGTGGCACGTCCAGGAGAACAAGTGGCGCGCGGCCCGCTACGGCGCCGACGCGATCGTCATCCTGGACGCGCGCGGGCGCGAACGGCTGGTCACCGACGACATCGCCGACCTGCTCGACCGGCTGGAGCCGGTGGCGCGGCGGCTCGGCTGCGTCTCGGAGCTGCGTGACGTCGAGACGATCCTGAAGTACGGGCCGAGCTACGTCCGGCAGCGGGCGGTCGCCGAGCGGCACAAGGGCAGCCTCAAGGCCGTCATGGCGTCGCTGGTCTCCGAGATGCGCGAGGGGATCGCGAAAGACTAGAGCCGGTCGAGCCGGGTCCGGAGCGTGCCCGGGCCGAGGATCGCCGCCCCGAGGGCTTCGACGCGCCCCTTCAGTTCACGGTCCGCCGTCGCGACCAGGATCCGGGCGTCACCCTGCTTCGCGACGACCTCGACGATCTTCGAGTCCCCGTCGGTCTCCGCCGCGACGACCTCCACGCCGGGCACGCCCGTGACGTGCTTGGCCTTGCCTTCGACGACCAGGACGATCCGCGGCCACCAGGTCACGGCGGCGTCGTCCGGGTCGGTCAGGCCCGCTTCGGCGAGCCGGGCGAGCTGGTCGCGCAGCCGCTCGGCGGCGCCGTGCCGGTCGCGCCACCAGCCGTCCGGGCGCGAGCCGACGACGTTGGCCCCGTCGACGACGAGGACGAGCTCCTGCCCGACGCGCGCGGCCAGGTCCGGCCAGGCGGCCGCGAAATCGCGGTGCAGGGGGTAACCGGGGACGTCTTCGGGCTTCACCCAGCGCACCTCCGCGCTCTCGGTGTTGGCGACCCGCGCCTCGGCGCCTTCGGCGAGGGCGAGCACGGTGGTGTAACTCCAGTCCCCGTGGTCGACCACGGACGCGGAGACGGTCCGGAAGGCTTCGGCGGGCACGGAGGCCTCTTCGAAGGCTTCGCGCGCGGCCGCGGTGAGGGCGGTTTCGCCCGCTTCGATGGCCCCGCCGGGCAGCGCCCAGGTGCGGCCGTGGTGCACCCACCAGGCCCGGCGCTGCAGCAGGACCCCGCGGGCGGGATCGACGAGCAGCAGCCCGGCGGCGCCGTACCGGCCCCAGTGCAGGTGCCCGCAGGAACACTTGACGAAGACGCTCGCGGAGGGGCCACTCACCCGACCAGCCTGTCACACTCTCGCGCATGACCCCGTTCGATCAGCTCAAGCCCACGTTCTGGGAGCAGGGCCCCGGCGAGCCGCTGAGCGCCCGCGAGTTCGCCCACGCGAGCCGCGAGCTGGGCGTCCGGCTGCCCCTGGAGCTGGGCGAACTGCTCGGCCTGCGCAACGGTGGCACGGTGGCCGACTCGTTCGACGCCTTCCCGGCGAGCGCGCCTACGTCGTGGAGCGGGACGCACGTGCCGTTCGACCAGCTCCTGGGCGTCGGCGGCCGGCTGTCGATCCTGGACTCGCCGTACCTGAGCACCGAGTGGGACCTGCCGAAGCGGGTGGTGGTGCTCTCCGGGGACGGCCACACGTGGATCGCGCTGGACTACCGCGAGTCGTCGGAGCCATCGGTGACGTGGTTCGACGTGGAGCTGGAGTCGGAGCTCGCCTTGGCGCCGACGTTCCGGGCGTTCCTCGAGGGACTGGTGCCGTCGGAAAGCTTTCCCGAGGAGTGAGTCAGACCGGGGCCTTCGCCGCTTCCAGGGCCAGCGCCGCCGCGCCCACGATGGCCGTGTCGTCGCCGAGGTGGGCCGTGCGGATCCGCGCCAAGGGCCGATGGCGGGCTCCCGTGATCGCGCCCGCGTAGTGCTCGCGGGCCTCGTCCAGGAACAGCGGTGCCGACTCCGACACCCCGCCGCCGATCACGATGATCTCCGGATCGAACACGTCCGCCACCAGGGCCAGGCCCTCGCCCAGCCACTTGGCCAGCTCGGCCATCGCCAGCTGGGCGATCGGGTCGCCGTCGCGGGCCGCGCCGGCCACCCGGCGGCCCGTCACCGAACCGGGGTCGCCCGCGACCTGCGGGGCCAGCACCGTCGAGCGGCCCGGGTGCCGCGCGAGCAGCTCCACCGCCGTCGCCGCCAGCGCCGTTCCGCTGCAGTAGCGCTCCCAGCAGCCGTACTTGCCGCAGGGGCACGGCCGGCCGCCGCGGACCACCGTCAGGTGGCCCAGCTCCGGGGCGACGCCGTACGCGCCGCGGAACAGCTTGCCGTCCAGCAGCAGGCCCGCGCCGATGCCCGTGCCCAGCGCCACCAGCGCCGCCACGTGGGCGCCGCGGGCCGCGCCGAAGCGGTGCTCGCCGACCATCGCCGCGTTGACGTCGTGCTCCAGCAGCACCGGCAGGCCGACGCGCTTCTCGATCCGGTCCGCGACCGGCGCGCCGCGCCACGCCAGGTGCGGCGCGAACATCACCGACCGGCGGTCGCGGGCCACGAACCCGGCGACGGCCAGGCCGACACCAGCCACCTCGTGGCGGTTGCGCAGGTCCTCGACCACGCCGGCGATGGCGTCCTCGAGGGCGCCTTCCTCGCTCGGCGTCGCGACGCGGGCCGTGTCGAGCAAGGAGCCGCGCTCGTCCACCACCCCGGCCCGGACGCTCGTCCCGCCGACGTCCACCCCTATCGTCCGCACTCAGTTCTCCCACTCGTCACGCCTGCGGACGGCGATGTGCTGCACCCGCACCGACACCGAGTCCTCCGCCGGCGGTCGCGGTGTGGGCCGGAACCCGGGCATGTGCACGCCCTCGTCCGGCTCCCAGCGGTCCGCGAGCACCGCCCGGAGCAACGCCACGAGCTGCGCCAGCTGTTCCAGCAAGCGGGCGACGAACTCGGGGCGTTCACCCTGCACCACGGCGACGATCGCACACAGCGGGCACCACCCGCACGCCGAGCCGTCCGGTTTCGCCTGGTCAGGGTCCCCGTGGCCGGCGGCGACGACGCCCTCCAGCCACGGCGCCGCCTTCTCCACGACCATCTCCACGAGCAGGCGGATCTCCTCCGCGAGCCGCGGCCCGGCCGTCTCGTCCTCTTCGCTCACCCGCGTCCCCGGTTCCCGGCCAGGCTCACGACCAGGCCGTCGGCGTCGGATTCCGCGCCGGTGATCCGGCACGGCCGCAGCGACTCCGGCAGGGCGATGAGCCTGCGGAAGCCGTCCACGGTGATCGCCAGGTCGTCGTCGACGCGGGCGAGGTCGACCTCGGTGTCCCGCGTGAGCGGGATCGCGATGCGCAGCGTGTAGCCGTCCGGCGCGCGCCGCACGCGAAGCAGCGGCGTGACCGGGGTGCCGTCGCCCGCCAGGGGGTCGCCGTCGCGGTAGAGCTCCGCGGCGATCTCCAGCAGCGCGGGCAGCCCGACCGGTTCGACGGCGCGGTGCTCGACGCGCGACACCCGCGCGAACCCCGCGCGGGAGAGTTCGGCGAGGACGGCGTCCTGCTGGGTGCGGCGGGTGCGCAGCCAGGAAGCGGCGCCCCCGCGCCAGAACCCGGGCGCGGGCATCAGCCGGTTGGCGATCAGGCCGTCGACGGCGATGCCGCGCAGGGCCAGCGAGCTCAGCGTGCGCCGAGCTTCGGCGACGACGACCCGCTCGGGGGTCAGCACCAGCCGGACAGTGGTCACCGACGGCTCGGTGAGCAGCGCGCGCAGGCCGTCGAGGTGGCGGCCGAGCCGGCGCACGGACTCGGTGACGCGCCGGCCGAACACCCGGGTCAGGTAGCCCGAGACGGCTTCCGGGAGGGCGAGCAGCCGCAGCGTCTCGGCGGTCGGGCCGCAGTCGACGACGATGGTCTCCCACGGCCCGTCTTCGGCCAGCCGGCGGACCTCGGTGAGGGCGAGCAGCTCGTCGACGCCGGGCAGCACGGTGAGCTCTTCGGCGTCCAAAGTGTCCAGGCCCGCGCCGGCCAGCGCGGTCTGCAGCTCGGCACGCAGCCGGTGCCAGCTGGTGTCCACCAGCGTGCGCGAGTCGACCTGCACGGCCGAGAGGAGGGCGTCCACTTCGGACGGTTCGGCGCCCAGGGTGTGCCCGAAGGCGTCGCCGAGCGAGTGCGCCGGGTCGGTGGACACGACCAGCGTCTTCCTGCCGCGCGCGGCCAGGGCGGCGCCGGTGGCGGCGGCCAGCGTCGTCTTCCCGACACCCCCCTTGCCGGTGAACAGCAGGATCCGCACGCGGCTACCCCTCGGCCCGCTTCTTGAGCTCCTTCAGCGCGGTGTCCATGACCATCTTCTCGGCCTTGCGGCGCAGCAGCCCGATCATCGGGAGCGCCAGCTCGACCGAGAGCGTGTAGGTGACCCGCGTCCGGCCGCCGAGGTCCTCGAGCGCGTAGCGGCCGTTCTGCGCCTTCTGCATCTGGCCCTTGACCAGGTGCCAGCTGACGCCGAGGCCGTCGTCGTCCCAGTCGTAGGCGAGGGTGTAGACGTCCTTGATCGGGCCCGCGTCCAGGGTCAGCTTGACCTGCTTGGCCCGGCCACCGGCGTCGGTGTCGAGGACTTCGGTCTCCCGGACGGCCTTGGCCCATTCGGGGTAGGCGGGGAAGTCGGCGATCACGGCCATCACCCGGCTGGGCTCGGCGTCGACCTCGATGGACTGTGTGGACTGCTCGGCCATGGGACGAAGCGTAGCCGCCGCGGTCGGTCACCAGCGCAGCACGTACGGCTGCCCGGTCTCCTTGAAGTGACCCACGTTACGGCACTCGGTCAGGCCGACCCGGACGCGCGAGGACAGCGGCTGGTGCACGTGGCCGAACACCGACCAGCGCGGCCGCTGCTCCCGGATCAGCTCCAGCAGCGCCGTGGAGCCGATCTCGTTGCGGCGCGCGACGACGTCGTAGGTCAGCTCCGGCACGGCGGGCGGGCCGTGCGTGCAGAGGACGTCGACGTCGGTGAGCGCGGCGACGCTCTTGTCGTAGTCCTCGCGATCCCGCAGGTAGGGGCGCCAGGCGGCGCCCTTGCGGCGGTGCGGGACGACGCCGTCGGGCAGCAGCGCGCCGCCGACGAACCCGAACCGGAGGCCGCCGATCTCGGTCACCTCGCCGTCGAGGACGTGGACGCCCTCGCCGGTGAACTCGGGCCACAGCGAGGGCGTGTCGACGTTGCCCGGCGTGGCGTAGGTGGGCGCGGTCATGGCCGCGAACAGCGTCGCGTACTGCTCGCGGATGGCCTCGTCGACCGCGGCGGCCGGGTCGTCGAGGGTCGCCCAGAGCGTCCGGGAAAAGGCAACGGTTTCGTCACGGGTGCCCTCGCGGCGCAGGCGCGCGAACTCGCCGACCTTCCCGGCGCCGAACAGCGCGCCCATGATGCCCTTGTCGTGGTCGCGGTAGTCGACGAAGTCCAGCAGGTCGCCGAGCACGACCAGCGCGTCGGCTCCGTCCCCCGCGCGCTTCAGCGCGTCCGCGTTGCCGTGCACGTCCGAGACGACGTGTACCCGCACCCCTGATCCCCTTAGTCTTCGCCGCGCGGAGGCACTCCGGGCTCGCGCCCGTCCTCCAGGATCTCCTTCAGCCCGAGCGCGATCCCCTTCGCCGCGCGGGCCCGCCGATCGAACTCCCGGCGCAGGTCACGTGGCGAAAGCGCGCGGGGCGCGCCCGCCGCGTCGGCGGGGGTCGCCCGCAGGAAGTAGTGCAGCAGGGTGCCGTCGAGCACCGGCTCGAGCCAGACCTCCATCGTACCGACGAGAGCGCCCCGCACGGTCCAGCGCAGGCCCTTGTCCCCCCGGTCGGTGTAGACCTCCAGGACCAGGTCGGGCCAGTAGCGCCGCCAGGACGCCGGCTGGGCGAAGACCGCGGCCACGGTGGCCGGCGGAACGGCGAGGAACGTCTCGTCGACGATGTCGAGTGAGGGTGGCGCGTTCACGTGCGAAGAATGTCACGCCCTCGCCGTGCGACGGCGATCAGCATGGTCTTAAGGTGCACACCACGCTAAGTTGACTGGCGGGTAACAGCGGTGTCGCCCACCGCACGCGTTGAACACGGAGGTCCACGTGCGCGAATACAGCGCTCCCGCCGGCAAGCCGGTGGCCGACGACGAGAACATGTCCGATGTCGTCTGGGCGAACGCCGAGCGGTTCTCGGACGTGGTGAGCTTCCGCCGCCAGGTCGAGGGCAGCTGGCTGGACGTGACCGCCAAGGAGTTCGCGGCCGAGGTGCTGGCCGTCGCCAAGGGCATGGCCAAGGCCGGGATCGGCCGCGGCGACCGCGTCGCGATCATGTCGAAGACCCGCTACGAGTGGACGCTGATCGACTTCGCGATCTGGGCGGCCGGCGCGGTCACGGTGCCGATCTACGACACCTCCTCCCCCGAACAGGTGTACTGGATCCTCTCCGACTCGGCCGCCAAGGGAATCTTCGTCGAGACGAACGCCCACGCCGCGGCGGTCGACGAGATCCGGGACCGGCTCACCGGGCTGGACAACACGTGGCAGATCGAGGGCGACTCCCCCGCCGTCGAGGAGCTGGCCGCGCTGGGCGCTTCGCTGTCCGACGACGAGCTGCACGACCGCCGCCGCGAGGTGACCGCGGGCGAGCTCGCCACGATCGTCTACACCTCGGGCACCACCGGCCGCCCCAAGGGCGTCGAGCTGACCCACCGCAACCTGCTGGCCGAGATCCGCGCCGACATCGAGGCGTTCCCG includes the following:
- a CDS encoding NUDIX domain-containing protein, whose amino-acid sequence is MSGPSASVFVKCSCGHLHWGRYGAAGLLLVDPARGVLLQRRAWWVHHGRTWALPGGAIEAGETALTAAAREAFEEASVPAEAFRTVSASVVDHGDWSYTTVLALAEGAEARVANTESAEVRWVKPEDVPGYPLHRDFAAAWPDLAARVGQELVLVVDGANVVGSRPDGWWRDRHGAAERLRDQLARLAEAGLTDPDDAAVTWWPRIVLVVEGKAKHVTGVPGVEVVAAETDGDSKIVEVVAKQGDARILVATADRELKGRVEALGAAILGPGTLRTRLDRL
- a CDS encoding SMI1/KNR4 family protein; this translates as MTPFDQLKPTFWEQGPGEPLSAREFAHASRELGVRLPLELGELLGLRNGGTVADSFDAFPASAPTSWSGTHVPFDQLLGVGGRLSILDSPYLSTEWDLPKRVVVLSGDGHTWIALDYRESSEPSVTWFDVELESELALAPTFRAFLEGLVPSESFPEE
- a CDS encoding ROK family protein, with protein sequence MDVGGTSVRAGVVDERGSLLDTARVATPSEEGALEDAIAGVVEDLRNRHEVAGVGLAVAGFVARDRRSVMFAPHLAWRGAPVADRIEKRVGLPVLLEHDVNAAMVGEHRFGAARGAHVAALVALGTGIGAGLLLDGKLFRGAYGVAPELGHLTVVRGGRPCPCGKYGCWERYCSGTALAATAVELLARHPGRSTVLAPQVAGDPGSVTGRRVAGAARDGDPIAQLAMAELAKWLGEGLALVADVFDPEIIVIGGGVSESAPLFLDEAREHYAGAITGARHRPLARIRTAHLGDDTAIVGAAALALEAAKAPV
- a CDS encoding ArsA family ATPase, coding for MRILLFTGKGGVGKTTLAAATGAALAARGRKTLVVSTDPAHSLGDAFGHTLGAEPSEVDALLSAVQVDSRTLVDTSWHRLRAELQTALAGAGLDTLDAEELTVLPGVDELLALTEVRRLAEDGPWETIVVDCGPTAETLRLLALPEAVSGYLTRVFGRRVTESVRRLGRHLDGLRALLTEPSVTTVRLVLTPERVVVAEARRTLSSLALRGIAVDGLIANRLMPAPGFWRGGAASWLRTRRTQQDAVLAELSRAGFARVSRVEHRAVEPVGLPALLEIAAELYRDGDPLAGDGTPVTPLLRVRRAPDGYTLRIAIPLTRDTEVDLARVDDDLAITVDGFRRLIALPESLRPCRITGAESDADGLVVSLAGNRGRG
- a CDS encoding SRPBCC family protein; the protein is MAEQSTQSIEVDAEPSRVMAVIADFPAYPEWAKAVRETEVLDTDAGGRAKQVKLTLDAGPIKDVYTLAYDWDDDGLGVSWHLVKGQMQKAQNGRYALEDLGGRTRVTYTLSVELALPMIGLLRRKAEKMVMDTALKELKKRAEG
- a CDS encoding metallophosphoesterase family protein, with amino-acid sequence MRVHVVSDVHGNADALKRAGDGADALVVLGDLLDFVDYRDHDKGIMGALFGAGKVGEFARLRREGTRDETVAFSRTLWATLDDPAAAVDEAIREQYATLFAAMTAPTYATPGNVDTPSLWPEFTGEGVHVLDGEVTEIGGLRFGFVGGALLPDGVVPHRRKGAAWRPYLRDREDYDKSVAALTDVDVLCTHGPPAVPELTYDVVARRNEIGSTALLELIREQRPRWSVFGHVHQPLSSRVRVGLTECRNVGHFKETGQPYVLRW
- a CDS encoding polyketide cyclase / dehydrase and lipid transport, whose amino-acid sequence is MNAPPSLDIVDETFLAVPPATVAAVFAQPASWRRYWPDLVLEVYTDRGDKGLRWTVRGALVGTMEVWLEPVLDGTLLHYFLRATPADAAGAPRALSPRDLRREFDRRARAAKGIALGLKEILEDGREPGVPPRGED